From Rhopalosiphum padi isolate XX-2018 chromosome 2, ASM2088224v1, whole genome shotgun sequence:
CATAGTTATATACCCTGACGCGTACCCTAAGACCTTTGGTCAGCAGATAGCCCCGCTCGACATTCCTCACACTCCGCATATTAGCAACGCGCGCCCTACTTATAAGGAGTTATGTATGATGTCGATATACAGCAAGCGTTTCCCAAATAGTGGGTCGCGACCCAATCCCGAgccatgaaaatataataccagGTCGCAGAAATTAATACAATtctcatattaaattttattatttatcatttcatttgatagtttgatataattagtaactatattataattattacattgtagTTACAAATTAACGCTATCTAAATTATAGACAGCAATCTTTACACAACGGGGAGGTCTAAAACCGATTTTTTTAACCAACTAGAACCACCTTAATTTTGcagttatttttgtaaaatgtttataagaaTGACCTTCGacaagataattaaataatgcgCGTTTATCAACGTGCTTAAAACTgttattcgtaaaaaaaataataaacacccATTTATCTGTTATTTGCGTATCCTGTAATCCAAACAACAAatacagtttaatttttttccaagttGAAAACAGCCGTCTTAAAATGGCTTAAACACCGACGTaccatattatcttataatggaatatataataaaagtataagctATGTATGCATAAATTGAATAAGTTGAATTGCGAATCGCCCCAATATTGGTAGcaatttagtaaattatcaaCAATGGTGGTTTTACACAAAACCACAATATCATTTCTagcagatattttaattttgtatgtgttgtataagtataaatggataaaaaattgtttacgacactaaatgtataatgtatgtattaaacgaaataaagaacgcagaaaaatatttttcctaggGCATTTATACTCGTATGCACTATGCAGATTATATTTGTCTCAcgcatgaatatttatttaattttcaacacctaccgattaaatataattattacttttttttaaatatataatcgtataattGACTATAATGGCTTAATGAGtaaaacataacaaattaaTCAAAACTTGTTTatgctaaattattaaatttataattaatataataataggtacctactattaaattataatattttattatgaaatatttcaacaactcgtcaaattcaataataataaataatacaatcttatttatattgtataatgtatatatttatgagttACTAATCATCTAATCAGTAAcctcatattataaaacataaatacttcgATGTAATAGTTAATAGGTCGTTACTATAATTatgctaattttaatttaagtggAATACCAATAGAGTATAAACAAATTCGATAATCTGAgaattacttaaaattgtaatgaTCATATAAAGACCTTTTTTAAGACAACGGAATGCTTATTGATAtagcatatattttttgattattacaaattttagtaTGCCCTATTCTATACTTCAAATAGTCAAATCACAACCCTCATgccgatttaaaaataaacacagtaGAAGAAACTCAAAGGTACTATACAAACACTTCCACTCCGAACTAACAAACCATCCAAATTCCTTAATATAAGCGCTAAATACAGAAACTATTTCAATAAATGCTCCTCGCAGGCTAAAGAGAAAATGGTTTCATGtcttaaatctataatattttatttataatactttattcgAATAAATATTAACCAAATCCCCAAGTAAGTGTCGTCATTAGGTAGCTACTTCTTCTCACGtgtcacatttttaaatatttataatatattatatatccacgTATaagattattgtaataattaaattacagcttctttgtttttgaaataaagttgaaaaataaaaaaatactaaaaattaatgtttctaGTTTAAAATGTTGGTACAGAACAAAAACTGACAACATCTTTAAACTATCaactattattctataattataagtatacgatcattgtttttaattttttaattttaatttttatttgcctataaatattttaatttaatattttaaatttactctcATAATACCTATTCAGTTTTtccaatttaatagtttaatatattatatcagtttgcttatatataaatataaaattataatagttaaaactaACTCATAAcgttaatatattcataaatataatatattggaccttaaatttaatttaattgacaaTGCATATActataatggtatattatagctggtaatagttataatattttgtgtctaAAAAAGGCCCTCTTatctttgataaatttaaaagataacTAGTGACGCCGAACTCAGAATTTTTTTGTAaagcaaaatctaaaattgttgTTCCAATCACCCACTTACCcacaatttatatgataaactcAGTTAAGAAGTGAAGTGAAGGCTTCACATGACATGGGTTCGGCATCACTGAAAGATACCCTcttctattatagttattacttattagttcgTACCAaggtattaatttacaaaaatgtgtgtaatatatactttatatagttTTACTACAGTATAGGTATGTAGATATGCAAACATAAAATTTGCATGGGAATATGAATGGATAAATGGCATCGCTACGTCAGTAAAGTTTATCACCCCTCTCCGCCCTCCTTCTCACCCATTAGTGGATGGATAGACTTCCAACGGGTATATCGGCATTTTTGCAATCCTTAACTGCAATTACGAGTACTTACATATAGTGGGctgaaaaaaatttcaactCCAAGTGGACGCACAGactttgatttaaaatgtataaatatatagtatactcaaGTTTTAAATCGTCTTgtgtaaagaataaataaaaaaatcatcagatatgtataggtaaggtttatttaatattgattttaaagttacatTGTGATCTGCAGAtgttatacagagtgattcttttattatgaaacattcattatttcaaaaagtattcatatttttctacatagtttcaagttgttaaaaaaaaacaacgttattactatatactatatatacttattttttatatttttttaagttttttacttttttgaataacaacacaaatttttaattttatattccaaatcagaataattttctgaatattttaatacataaaaatcgaatttagaacgagtagtttatgagctATACGTATTTCAAGTTTAGATGCGCGGAGTtgagtggtacggggttaccccacaaaatgtttgtccactactccgcttgtctaaactttaaatacgtaaaatcataaactactcaccctttatttggtttttttgtatccaaatatttagaaaattattctgatttggaatatgaaattaaaactctatgctgtcattcaaaaaagtaaaaaacttaaaaaaaatataaggataaaaaatatttaaaaatataattttataataaaaacgttgtttctttaacaacttgaaactatgtaaataaatgttttcaaaaacgtgaatactttttgaaataataagtgttttataataaaagaatcaccttgtattCTTGAccaagaaaataaaacattatgtagAATTTATTATATCCGGATGTGCATTCGTTTCGGTCTTGAGGGCTAGTAATGCCAGCAAACGGGTtctttaataagtttattgCTTGTTTCGAAGAGGGTTTTGAAGTCATGTAGCTGTTAATAAAATGATGTGGattaatacatatcatatataggtaaataaacacataattctGTCATCatatgacaataaaaaaaaaaatcgtttttaacacttaattttaaaaagaccGTATGtcattataatgtttacaaGAAAACTACTggactaaacatttaaaaaaaaaaatttgtatggGTTTGATTCATCGAATATTGGTTTATATGAACTGGAGGACAAAAAGTAGTAAGtaagtatagatttttatttggaGATACTACCAAATTATTTCTGATATCATTAGcaaaaccataatatatgaACCATTgaacatataattcataaaattaatgtacgtagatattattataaatattatagatattacttaaataagttataataacatattttacatcCAAGTCTAAAAGTATCCataagtactaaaaaaaaaaagaatctagACATTTTAAAATGCCATCTAGGGTCTATCAATATACATaagaatttaaaagttaaaattcagGTTTATCTTAATGAAACGTATTATGTTCACGTtcgatcatatttttatacaaattatatattaaagttattattaattcaacaaGGAGCTTACTGGAATCGTTTTCATTGCGTCTACGTTTTCGTCTTTTAATTTGACTCGGTAGTTTGATCGTCGCAAGTATAGTCCAGTTTCTTTATTATcttcttttatttttcgttttaaaagtcTACCATGGTGGTAATGATCGACATTAAAACTTTCTCCGAATTTCACTTCCCTGAATATTATACCCCATCGTTCAACTTCCGGCGTAAGATTCTTAAAATTCTGTCTTTCAAGTCTTTTTGTACATGGATGCTGATAaggttttttatactatttggaaatttttattttgtgagaATTTGGAAATAACAGGTAACACAATAAGACAAATATTTTCTTACCGGCTTCTTGTTTAATTCCAATAATCTCTCTACCTCTAGTCTATTGCGTATAACGGGGGTGTTTTCGAGAGAATCACTTATGTCCCATGTTTCTATTTTGCCTTTAACGAGCCatctcattaattttatttcttctcgtctctacaaaaatgtatacttaacacgtgtaaacaaataaatttatttatatgttgatgttatgtgtgtgtatataatataaacgttcatAACTTtacgatatttataatttaccgcaattatatctaatttttcaGCTATCATTCGTAATTTGGtcttttgcattttaaaataatagcgtTCCAAAGCAGAATTAGTTTTGACTTTTAATAAGCCTTTTGGAGCAACATGccataaaaaattgttcatttctccatgcctataaaaataattagtaaaaatagaattaatttttttatatatacataaatataataaacaatgtaatataacataatgtaaatGTATGTTCAAGAACTTGTGATTACCAtcctatttcaatattattttctactctACTCTTTCGTgtgactttcatttttttttttgacttagaatttgtaaatttgtctttaaaatatctttaatataatctttaaaatattgattcttaaatataaaaaatttagatacgaataatcatttgtttataaagtaaatatcaatTGGAAAATTGCTatagaaacaatataaataaataaaaatatatttaccattgatttatttatgataagttTATTAGATACAGAGTTCAGATTTCAAGAGTGGTCTTCAGAGGTGAAATCTAAAGTTAATAGTCGTAGGTACTTTTACGCTTAAGTTTGTATGTGTGAGCACTGTGAGCTCCAGGTTAGGCATTTATCTATAGTtggtaattattagttaaactaAGATGCCATTCGTCCAGTTTtctacaaaatcgattttgttttttcggtgttactcaaaaacgaataatcgcAGTTACTTGACCAccttttgtttttacttatatttattatacaataattattatttaaaaaaaaaaactggttcggtaaaaaatgaaaattaagttTGTTGTGCGTGGTTAGAAATAGAAAATCGatgtttataactttataagtcaATACAAACTCGTTCATACAATTCTGAACTttactgtttattaaattaaattttaaatatttttttttagttttacaaaatttcattcaagtgtttaaaattaaataaatagattattcgcttatatttattattatctaaaaacagTTTTGGAACAAATCTAGTTTAGCACGCGCAGAACACCGAAAATCGTGAAATTAACGTGGCTATAAgtttaaaactaatgatttcCGTAAAAACTTTTTGCgccatcatttttaaaacattaaaatacataggtttcaaaagaaaaatatcgACATTTCGAGGGGGTGCTAAACTAGATTTATACTACAGTTTTTATGATAGAtgttatagtatacaatatttacaaattgtgtTTCATTCATTTGACATTTAACGTTCAATTTTCTTCGAAAATGAACTACCAATAAGGATCGTTTTTTACTTTGAGTGCTGGTTTATTCAGCAATGTATTTGATCAAATGTTGCATTGTACTCGAAAGTAGGTATTCAATTTCATTACCATACGTGTGAGACCTATACTATACAAAGAGGctgagatattttaaattgaatgtttttttttttataattcacttTGCATAAGTGTTCTAAAAACCCGACGTTTTTGCAATATATtatggaaatttttttaaaaaatcca
This genomic window contains:
- the LOC132923334 gene encoding uncharacterized protein LOC132923334, whose product is MNNFLWHVAPKGLLKVKTNSALERYYFKMQKTKLRMIAEKLDIIARREEIKLMRWLVKGKIETWDISDSLENTPVIRNRLEVERLLELNKKPYKKPYQHPCTKRLERQNFKNLTPEVERWGIIFREVKFGESFNVDHYHHGRLLKRKIKEDNKETGLYLRRSNYRVKLKDENVDAMKTIPLHDFKTLFETSNKLIKEPVCWHY